A window of Zingiber officinale cultivar Zhangliang chromosome 5A, Zo_v1.1, whole genome shotgun sequence contains these coding sequences:
- the LOC121979578 gene encoding cell division cycle protein 48 homolog — MCTVNGYVDCKNEIARHDKLSHDKTHDVYIIGEDDSQESESNLRKAFEEAEKNAPSIIFIDEIDSIAPKREKTHGEVKRHIVSQLLTLMDGLKSRAHVIVIGATNMPNSIDPTLRRFGRFDREIDIGVLDEISCTLCTEAALQCIHEKMDIIDLEDESIDAEILNSLSFTNEHFKTALGSSNPSTLRETFVGF; from the exons ATGTGCACTGTGAATGGATATGTTGACTGTAAGAATGAAATAGCTAGGCATGATAAATTGTCACATGATAAG ACTCATGATGTCTACATTATAGGTGAGGATGATTCTCAGGAGAGTGAGAGTAATTTGAGGAAGGCTTTTGAGGAAGCAGAGAAAAATGCACCCTCAATTATCTTCATTGATGAGATTGATTCCATTGCTCCTAAGAGAGAGAAAACTCATGGGGAAGTTAAAAGGCACATAGTGTCTCAACTGTTGACACTGATGGATGGGTTGAAGTCTCGTGCTCATGTAATTGTCATTGGGGCTACGAACATGCCAAACAGTATCGATCCAACTCTTAGACGATTTGGTAGGTTTGACAGAGAAATTGACATTGGTGTTCTTGATGAG ATATCTTGCA CTTTATGCACTGAAGCTGCTCTCCAGTGTATCCATGAAAAGATGGACATAATTGATCTAGAAGATGAATCAATTGATGCTGAGATTCTCAATTCTTTGTCTTTTACAAATGAACACTTTAAGACTGCTTTGGGATCTAGTAACCCATCTACCCTCCGTGAAACT TTTGTTGGGTTTTGA